The following are encoded together in the Gadus chalcogrammus isolate NIFS_2021 chromosome 2, NIFS_Gcha_1.0, whole genome shotgun sequence genome:
- the LOC130401611 gene encoding acyl carrier protein, mitochondrial-like, whose product MASRVLAQCVRTLARSSARVSGGNLAVRAVAAPVSASHRSFSVISNAERSRVLEQSRVSIVSVWCRQYGDLPPLTLETIRDRVMYVLKLYDKVNPEKLQTTSHFMKDLGLDSLDQVEIIMAMEDEFGFEIPDADGEKLMSPADVVQYIADKKDVYE is encoded by the exons ATGGCGTCCCGTGTCCTAGCACAGTGTGTGCGCACATTAGCCCGCTCCTCGGCGAGGGTTTCTGGGGGTAACCTTGCGGTAAGGGCCGTCGCCGCACCGGTCTCGGCGAGCCACCGGTCCTTCTCGGTCATCTCGAACGCGGAGCGGAGCCGGGTGCTGGAGCAGAGCCGG gtCTCTATCGTGAGCGTTTGGTGCCGACAGTATGGAGACCTGCCCCCGCTCACCCTGGAGACGATTAGGGACAGGGTTATGTACGTGCTAAAGCTGTACGACAAGGTCAACCCCGAGAAG CTCCAGACCACCTCCCACTTTATGAAAGACCTCGGCCTGGACAGCTTGGACCAGGTAGAAATCATCATGGCCATGGAGGATGAATTCG GTTTTGAGATCCCAGACGCAGATGGAGAGAAGCTGATGTCGCCCGCTGACGTTGTACAGTACATTGCCGACAAGAAAGATGTTTATGAATAG
- the LOC130401687 gene encoding acyl carrier protein, mitochondrial-like: MASRVLAQCVRTLARSSARVSGGNLAVRAVAAPVSASHRSFSVISNAERSRVLEQSRVSIVSVWCRQYGDLPPLTLETIRDRVMYVLKLYDKVNPEKLQTTSHFMKDLGLDSLDQVEIIMAMEDEFGFEIPDADGEKLMSPADVVQYIADKKDVYE; the protein is encoded by the exons ATGGCGTCCCGTGTCCTAGCACAGTGTGTGCGCACATTAGCCCGCTCCTCGGCGAGGGTTTCTGGGGGTAACCTTGCGGTAAGGGCCGTCGCCGCACCGGTCTCGGCGAGCCACCGGTCCTTCTCGGTCATCTCGAACGCGGAGCGGAGCCGGGTGCTGGAGCAGAGCCGG gtCTCTATCGTGAGCGTTTGGTGCCGACAGTATGGAGACCTGCCCCCGCTCACCCTGGAGACGATTAGGGACAGGGTTATGTACGTGCTAAAGCTGTACGACAAGGTCAACCCCGAGAAG CTCCAGACCACCTCCCACTTTATGAAAGACCTCGGCCTGGACAGCTTGGACCAGGTAGAAATCATCATGGCCATGGAGGATGAATTC GGTTTTGAGATCCCAGACGCAGATGGAGAGAAGCTGATGTCGCCCGCTGACGTTGTACAGTACATTGCCGACAAGAAAGATGTTTATGAATAG